GCCGGGCGAAGTCCTCCGGCCACGTGGGGCAGCCGGCCAGGTGTTCCCGAGCGGTGCTCACGGCTGCACCTCGAGGCCCAGGCCCATGGCCTGGAGCATGGTGCGGAACTTGGCCTCGGTCTCCGCGAGCTCCGCCTCCGGCGTGGAGCCCACGACGATGCCCGCGCCCGCGAAGAGGCGCAGCGTGCGCTCATCGGCCTCCGCGCAGCGGATGGTGACCGCCCACTGACCGTCGCCGTTCGCGTCGCACCAGCCCACCGTGCCCGTGAAGTAGCCGCGGTGGAACGGCTCGAGGTTCGCGATGGCCTCGTGCGCGAGCGCCGTCGGGTGGCCGCACACCGCCGGGGTGGGGTGCATGGCCAGCGCCAGCGTCAGAGAAGTGATGGACGGGTCCTTCAGCTCACCCGTGATGCGGGTAGACAGGTGCCACATCGTCTGGGTGCTCACGAGCGACGGGCCCCTGGGCACGTCCAGCGTCTTGCAGAAGGGCCGAAGCGCCTCCGCCACCGCGTCGATGACGACCGCGTGCTCGTGCAGGTCCTTGGGCGACGCCATCAGCCGCGTGGCCCGCGCCTGGTCCTCCACCGGATCCGTGCTGCGCGCGGCGGAGCCCGCCAGCGGATTGGCCAGGACCTGGAGGCCAGAGCGCGCCACCAGCAGCTCCGGGCTCGCGCCGATGAGCGTGCGCCGGCCCGCGCCGGGGGCCGCGTCCGCGCGCTGCGGCAGGTCCACCGCGAAGGTGTACCCATGCGGGTTGCGCCGGGCCAGGTTGTGCAAGAGCTGCCGCAGGTCCACGGGCGCCGCCGTGTCCACGTGCAGGGAGCGCGACAGCACCACCTTGCGCAGCGGGCCCTCCTGCATGAGCTTCAGCGCCGCAGCCACGCCGTCCTTGTACGCGGAGGGCTCCGGCACCGGCCGCAGCGTGTACTGACCGGCCAGGGGAGCCCGCGCCAGGGCAGCCGTGTCGAACACCATGGGCCCCGCGCGCTGGATCGTGTTGGGCACCACGAGGTGCGCCGCCACCTTGCCGTCGAAGGGCACCGCGCCCACCGCCACCGGGATGTCATGCGCCGCGTCCCGCGAGGCGTTGAGCACCGAGGCCACGCGCTCCGGCAGGCCGTCCAGCGAGTTCACCCCGCCCGCGTCCGGCACCGTGGCGAACACGCCGCGCGCCAGCATGGTGCGCTTGGGAGAGGCGAAGAAGAACGCGCCCGCGTCGTAGTCGCGCAGGAGCCGCGAAGAGAGCGCCTCCTGCTCCGGCTCCCGCGACACGGCCGGCGCGCCCACCACGCCGTCCACCGTCCGCGCGTCCGGCTGTCGCTCAGTGATTTTGGTATCAGGAATCATTCTCAACTCGGGACGACGTCTGTGGGAAGGTCAGGGAAGGGGCGGCGAACACCGCGGGCGCGCTACACGCCCAGCGTGGCGCCGCCGTCGATACACAAGTCGTGCATCGTGATGTGCCGGGCCTGGTCGGACGCGAGGAACACCACGGCCTCCGCGATGTCATCCGGCGTGGCGATGCGGCGCAG
The sequence above is drawn from the Corallococcus sp. NCRR genome and encodes:
- the dhbC gene encoding isochorismate synthase DhbC, which gives rise to MIPDTKITERQPDARTVDGVVGAPAVSREPEQEALSSRLLRDYDAGAFFFASPKRTMLARGVFATVPDAGGVNSLDGLPERVASVLNASRDAAHDIPVAVGAVPFDGKVAAHLVVPNTIQRAGPMVFDTAALARAPLAGQYTLRPVPEPSAYKDGVAAALKLMQEGPLRKVVLSRSLHVDTAAPVDLRQLLHNLARRNPHGYTFAVDLPQRADAAPGAGRRTLIGASPELLVARSGLQVLANPLAGSAARSTDPVEDQARATRLMASPKDLHEHAVVIDAVAEALRPFCKTLDVPRGPSLVSTQTMWHLSTRITGELKDPSITSLTLALAMHPTPAVCGHPTALAHEAIANLEPFHRGYFTGTVGWCDANGDGQWAVTIRCAEADERTLRLFAGAGIVVGSTPEAELAETEAKFRTMLQAMGLGLEVQP